A window of the Mesorhizobium opportunistum WSM2075 genome harbors these coding sequences:
- a CDS encoding DUF1127 domain-containing protein, which translates to MRPDHSIAQRLAGHVPARATTLRTTTMLQSLHARCHVAARWVGRQMEKRRSRLALLEMTDEQLKDIGLSRGDAYCEFSRRLWD; encoded by the coding sequence ATGCGCCCCGATCATTCAATAGCGCAGCGCTTGGCCGGCCATGTCCCGGCACGTGCAACGACCCTCCGCACCACGACCATGCTGCAGTCCTTGCACGCCCGATGCCATGTGGCAGCCCGATGGGTCGGTCGCCAGATGGAGAAACGCCGAAGCCGCCTTGCCTTGCTCGAAATGACCGACGAACAGCTCAAGGACATCGGCCTGTCGCGCGGCGATGCCTATTGCGAATTCAGCCGCCGCTTGTGGGATTGA
- a CDS encoding alpha/beta fold hydrolase: MTDILQDTSLFHETEGNPRPENAAGGFFTARDRKKIRYGLFGAVARPMRGTVVLLPGRNECIEKYFETIRDLAARGLGVATLDWRGQGGSDRLIGDRQRGYVRSFRDYTADLEQFFEEIVLPDCRGPYYILAHSAGAVITLLAAPSMVNRVRRMVLIAPFLTLPDLPVSISTVRRVCSFFCALGLGRLYAAWGPLPRDTLPFEANKVTSDPQRYRRNTRIYEGYPQLALGGPTIRWLQAAAKASEAISDPDFMARIQVPLLIIAAGADQVVSTRAVEAYARSLRLGSMLMIDGAKHEILQEADLYREQFLAAFDAFVPGSDDPTA; encoded by the coding sequence ATGACGGACATCCTCCAAGACACCTCCCTTTTCCATGAGACTGAGGGCAATCCGCGGCCGGAGAACGCCGCCGGCGGCTTTTTCACCGCGCGCGATCGCAAGAAGATCCGCTATGGCCTGTTCGGAGCGGTCGCGCGCCCGATGAGAGGCACCGTGGTGCTGCTGCCAGGCCGCAACGAGTGCATCGAGAAATATTTCGAAACCATCCGCGATCTTGCCGCCCGGGGACTTGGCGTCGCCACGCTCGACTGGCGCGGCCAGGGCGGTTCCGACCGGCTGATCGGCGATCGCCAGCGCGGTTATGTCAGGTCCTTCCGCGATTATACGGCCGACCTCGAGCAGTTCTTCGAGGAGATCGTGCTGCCCGACTGCCGTGGACCCTACTACATCCTGGCTCATTCCGCCGGCGCGGTGATCACGCTGCTTGCGGCGCCGTCGATGGTCAACCGCGTGCGGCGCATGGTGCTGATCGCGCCGTTCCTGACGCTGCCCGACCTGCCGGTCTCGATAAGCACCGTTCGCCGCGTCTGTTCGTTTTTCTGCGCTTTGGGCCTTGGCAGGCTCTATGCCGCCTGGGGCCCACTGCCGAGAGACACGCTGCCTTTCGAAGCCAACAAGGTGACGTCGGATCCACAGCGCTATCGTCGCAACACCCGCATCTATGAAGGGTATCCGCAACTGGCCCTCGGCGGCCCGACGATCCGTTGGCTGCAGGCGGCGGCAAAGGCTTCGGAAGCGATCAGCGATCCCGACTTCATGGCCAGGATCCAGGTTCCCCTGCTGATCATCGCCGCCGGCGCCGACCAGGTCGTCTCGACCAGGGCGGTGGAAGCATACGCCAGAAGTCTGAGGCTCGGCTCGATGCTGATGATCGACGGCGCCAAGCACGAAATCCTGCAGGAGGCCGACCTCTACCGCGAACAATTCCTCGCCGCCTTCGATGCCTTCGTTCCCGGCTCCGACGACCCGACGGCCTGA
- a CDS encoding Hsp20 family protein, translated as MRHVDFSPLYRSTVGFDRLFTMLDSLAQPDGAQTYPPYNIERTGEDSYRISMAVAGFSDEEISIEAHRNVLTVKGERKDEGTGEGSELLYRGIASRAFERRFQLADHVEVVGAALKNGLLFVDLKRNIPEELKPRKIAITSAPAKAKQIEAKTAA; from the coding sequence ATGCGTCACGTTGATTTTTCCCCGCTTTATCGTTCGACCGTCGGCTTCGACCGTCTCTTCACCATGCTCGATTCGCTTGCGCAGCCTGATGGCGCGCAGACCTATCCGCCTTATAATATCGAGCGCACCGGCGAGGATTCCTACCGGATTTCGATGGCGGTCGCCGGTTTCTCGGATGAGGAAATCTCGATCGAAGCCCATCGCAACGTGCTGACCGTGAAGGGTGAGCGCAAGGACGAGGGCACCGGCGAAGGTTCCGAACTGCTCTATCGTGGTATTGCCTCGAGGGCTTTCGAGCGCCGCTTCCAGCTTGCCGATCACGTTGAAGTCGTCGGCGCCGCGCTGAAGAACGGCCTGCTCTTCGTCGACCTCAAGCGCAACATCCCCGAGGAACTGAAGCCGCGCAAGATCGCGATCACCTCGGCTCCGGCCAAGGCCAAGCAGATCGAGGCCAAAACCGCCGCCTAA
- a CDS encoding Csu type fimbrial protein gives MWRKTAACLAILAITGGEARATTTTASMAVQMTITASCTINSASTLNFGSSGVIAANVDQTSTVQVQCTNTTPYNVGLDAGTGSGATVAARKMTNGAATITYSLYSDSGRTTVWGNTIGTNAVSATGSGAAQNFTVYGRVPAQSTPAPAVYTDTVTVTVTY, from the coding sequence ATGTGGCGGAAAACAGCAGCGTGCCTGGCGATCCTGGCAATTACCGGCGGCGAGGCGCGCGCCACGACAACAACCGCTTCCATGGCCGTGCAGATGACGATCACCGCGTCCTGCACCATCAACAGCGCGTCAACCCTGAACTTCGGCTCGTCCGGCGTCATTGCGGCCAATGTCGACCAGACGTCCACGGTCCAGGTTCAGTGCACGAACACGACTCCATACAATGTTGGCCTGGACGCGGGCACCGGATCGGGCGCGACCGTCGCCGCCCGCAAGATGACCAATGGTGCCGCCACGATTACCTATTCTCTCTATAGCGACAGCGGCAGAACGACCGTCTGGGGCAACACCATCGGGACAAATGCGGTTTCGGCGACCGGTTCCGGCGCCGCGCAAAACTTTACCGTCTATGGACGCGTGCCGGCGCAATCAACGCCTGCGCCAGCTGTCTATACAGACACCGTGACCGTCACGGTAACCTACTGA
- a CDS encoding fimbrial biogenesis chaperone, which translates to MNWARLASALAGALLFGAVQVRAESLQVQPALVDVVAPSAASTITLRNEGTTPTNVQIRVFRWSQVNGEESLQPTDDVVASPPAVTLLPGTDYVARIVRVVKRPVATEEAYRLLVDELPDASRAKTGTVRLLVRHSIPVFFGSQARTPPSLDWTISRQDGRLIVSAHNRGGTRLRISALSLRDVSGHKISFGRGLVGYALGQSTMRWAAPASGRKFATKGSVSISGQGNDGPINAVAPVVAAP; encoded by the coding sequence ATGAATTGGGCAAGGCTGGCTTCGGCCCTGGCGGGGGCATTGCTGTTCGGCGCTGTGCAGGTCCGCGCGGAGTCGCTTCAAGTGCAGCCCGCTCTGGTCGATGTCGTCGCGCCGAGCGCGGCGTCGACCATTACGCTGCGCAATGAGGGGACAACGCCGACCAACGTGCAGATTCGTGTTTTTCGCTGGTCGCAGGTCAATGGCGAAGAATCCCTTCAGCCCACGGATGATGTGGTTGCCTCGCCTCCTGCCGTCACGCTCCTGCCGGGTACCGACTATGTTGCCCGCATCGTGCGAGTGGTCAAGCGACCGGTTGCGACCGAGGAGGCCTATCGCCTGCTCGTCGACGAGCTTCCAGACGCCAGTCGGGCCAAGACAGGCACGGTGAGGCTGCTGGTTCGCCACTCGATCCCAGTCTTCTTCGGTTCGCAGGCAAGAACGCCACCCAGCTTGGACTGGACGATATCGAGACAGGACGGCCGTTTGATCGTTTCAGCCCATAACAGGGGCGGTACCCGCTTGCGCATCTCCGCACTCTCGCTACGCGACGTCAGCGGGCACAAGATTTCATTCGGCCGGGGTTTGGTCGGCTATGCGCTCGGTCAGTCGACCATGCGGTGGGCGGCACCGGCCAGCGGGCGCAAATTCGCCACCAAGGGATCGGTCTCGATCTCGGGCCAAGGCAATGATGGCCCGATCAATGCCGTGGCGCCGGTTGTCGCCGCGCCGTGA
- a CDS encoding fimbria/pilus outer membrane usher protein, with the protein MSILVATLIQSNRADGAAQQLQLEVFINGAATNQIAAFESFDGRHLGAAPDELHALGLDLGKQARPREAIVMLDTVRGLGYRYEEREQRIFLTINDGLRGMISYDAAPGREASPDVRAGFGGVLNYNLFAASRQEPDASGFAFSGASTTLDARAFSPVGTFGQSAILRLEDNGRADALRLDTAYTYSDPATLTTYQAGDAISGGFAWTRPIRIGGLQARRDFGLRTDLITQPLVSASGSAAVPSTVDVYVNELKTYSHPVDTGPFQITDIPVTTGGGQAVIVLRDAAGRETRTSVPFYASPNLLRPGLFDFSLEAGLPRLGYATTSDAYAVNQPVLSASLRKGIFDWLTLEAHAEASSGLLNGGLGMVTRTGSLGVASFAVAGSHGAAGGGLQSYASYEIRIGTLSVNASSQMTFGSYDDLASVSDRLQDGGTSGHAFFRLLSFDPMAVGASTRSRPPKMVNSISFGTPLPFDSGSISASYIDLTPACGEGSRILTASYSRALPFGYLNATAFAALGGRRNAGLFAGLSIPIGGNVMASTAISADKHGVDVIADVSKPLGEDPGSLGWRTSFSQDGSAEGSAAVSYRSSHGHAEAGVGRSISGTAATAQFEGAIATMGSGIFLTDRIDDSFAVVETGLPGVGVLFENRPAGVTDAKGRLLVPSLRSYQRNKIAIDTTNLPVDADVTTTQDIIAPADRAGVRVDFRVRTDVSAAVLVLSGPDGQPLEVGSHGTINGTQDFVIGYDGRAYVKALARSNTVVSQTAKGSCRASFGYMTKANEQVVIPVVCR; encoded by the coding sequence TTGTCGATATTGGTTGCGACGCTGATACAGTCCAATCGAGCGGACGGAGCAGCGCAGCAGCTTCAGCTCGAAGTCTTCATCAACGGCGCCGCCACCAACCAGATCGCGGCATTCGAGTCTTTCGACGGCCGGCATCTCGGCGCCGCTCCCGACGAACTGCACGCTTTGGGACTGGATCTCGGGAAGCAAGCCCGACCTCGGGAGGCCATCGTCATGCTCGACACCGTGCGGGGGCTGGGCTACCGCTACGAAGAGCGGGAGCAACGCATTTTTCTGACGATCAATGATGGCCTGCGCGGCATGATATCCTATGACGCCGCGCCCGGCCGGGAGGCTTCCCCTGACGTTCGAGCGGGGTTCGGCGGGGTTCTCAACTACAATTTGTTCGCGGCATCGCGGCAGGAGCCCGACGCCAGTGGCTTCGCCTTCAGCGGCGCTTCCACCACCCTCGATGCACGGGCCTTTTCGCCGGTCGGCACCTTCGGCCAATCGGCGATCCTGCGGCTGGAGGACAATGGCCGCGCCGATGCATTGAGGCTCGATACCGCCTACACTTATTCCGACCCGGCAACGCTAACCACGTACCAAGCTGGCGATGCGATTTCCGGCGGGTTCGCCTGGACCAGGCCGATCCGCATCGGCGGGCTTCAGGCGCGCCGCGACTTCGGCCTTCGCACCGATCTGATCACCCAGCCGCTTGTATCAGCGAGCGGCAGCGCGGCGGTGCCGTCGACGGTCGACGTCTATGTCAACGAGTTGAAGACCTATTCGCACCCCGTCGACACCGGACCGTTCCAGATCACCGACATCCCCGTCACCACCGGAGGTGGGCAGGCGGTTATCGTCTTGCGCGATGCGGCCGGCCGTGAAACGCGCACGAGCGTGCCATTCTACGCCTCGCCTAACCTACTGAGGCCGGGGCTCTTCGACTTCTCGCTGGAGGCAGGCCTGCCGAGGTTGGGATACGCGACGACATCCGACGCCTATGCCGTCAACCAGCCAGTCCTGTCGGCAAGCCTGAGAAAGGGCATCTTCGACTGGCTGACGCTCGAAGCCCACGCGGAGGCCAGCAGCGGCCTGCTCAATGGCGGTCTCGGCATGGTGACGCGCACCGGTTCGCTCGGCGTTGCTTCCTTCGCGGTGGCCGGCAGCCATGGCGCGGCGGGCGGCGGGCTGCAGTCCTATGCCTCCTATGAGATCAGAATAGGGACCCTCAGTGTAAACGCCAGTTCGCAAATGACGTTCGGGTCCTATGACGATCTCGCCTCGGTGAGCGACCGTCTTCAAGACGGCGGAACGTCCGGCCACGCCTTCTTCAGGCTGCTGTCCTTCGACCCCATGGCCGTGGGTGCGTCGACCCGATCCAGGCCGCCGAAGATGGTCAACAGCATTTCCTTCGGAACGCCGCTGCCCTTCGACAGTGGCAGCATTAGCGCAAGCTACATCGATCTGACGCCGGCCTGCGGTGAAGGTTCCAGGATACTCACCGCTTCCTATTCGCGGGCGCTGCCATTCGGCTATCTCAACGCGACCGCCTTCGCCGCCCTTGGCGGGCGACGGAATGCCGGCCTCTTCGCCGGCCTGTCGATCCCGATCGGCGGCAATGTAATGGCTTCGACGGCCATCTCAGCCGACAAGCACGGTGTCGATGTGATTGCCGATGTGAGCAAACCGCTCGGCGAGGACCCGGGCAGCCTTGGCTGGCGGACGAGCTTCAGTCAGGACGGGTCCGCCGAGGGCTCCGCGGCAGTCTCCTATCGCTCCTCCCATGGGCATGCCGAGGCCGGCGTCGGCCGTTCAATCTCGGGCACAGCGGCGACAGCCCAGTTCGAGGGGGCAATCGCAACGATGGGTTCCGGCATTTTCCTGACAGACCGAATCGACGACAGTTTCGCCGTTGTCGAGACGGGTTTGCCGGGTGTCGGCGTGCTTTTCGAGAACCGGCCGGCCGGCGTCACCGACGCGAAAGGAAGGCTTCTGGTGCCGAGCCTGCGCTCCTATCAGCGCAACAAGATCGCCATCGACACGACCAATCTGCCCGTCGACGCCGACGTCACGACCACGCAGGATATCATCGCGCCAGCCGACCGGGCTGGCGTGCGGGTCGATTTCCGAGTTCGCACCGACGTCAGCGCCGCGGTCCTCGTCTTGTCAGGGCCGGACGGACAGCCGCTCGAGGTCGGGTCGCACGGCACGATCAACGGCACGCAGGACTTCGTCATCGGCTACGACGGACGCGCTTATGTGAAAGCACTGGCGCGAAGCAACACTGTCGTTTCCCAGACCGCCAAGGGTTCGTGCCGCGCATCATTCGGCTACATGACAAAAGCAAACGAGCAAGTGGTCATCCCGGTTGTCTGCCGCTGA
- a CDS encoding spore coat protein U domain-containing protein yields the protein MAATRPVFELASDLDKRTKVEGSGSRFIRRSRYHWLRWTIQLRAALVTMILACSLQGAWSQSCSVTAANGSYGVLDILSGAVDDTTATFSINCTGTANQTVRLCVELSPGQTNAAGNRRLASGSERLVHELYSDASRTTIWGSWGLATTSYGLYPIGATYDLALGSSGSAGTALTVYGRVFSNQTAAGPGSYVWTMTTAPAASYDYKTASACPTGSRQATSSGSTWTATINANCNVSATNVNFGSVGVLASNVDSTGSVTVRCTDTTPYNIGLSAGAGSGATVASRKMTSGAKTVTYSLYSDSGRASVWGNTIGINTASSTGTGLDQPYTVYARAPAQTTPAPGAYTDTIVVTVTY from the coding sequence ATGGCTGCGACACGCCCCGTTTTTGAATTGGCCTCGGACCTTGATAAGCGGACCAAGGTGGAAGGCAGCGGATCAAGGTTCATACGTCGTTCGCGATACCATTGGCTTCGCTGGACAATTCAGTTGCGAGCAGCGCTAGTCACAATGATCCTCGCTTGCAGCCTGCAAGGGGCTTGGTCCCAGAGCTGCTCCGTCACGGCCGCCAACGGATCGTACGGCGTGTTGGACATTCTGAGCGGAGCCGTTGACGACACGACGGCAACCTTCTCGATCAACTGCACCGGGACAGCCAACCAGACCGTGCGCCTTTGCGTCGAACTTTCACCTGGCCAGACCAACGCGGCCGGCAACCGCCGGCTGGCTTCCGGGTCCGAGCGATTGGTCCACGAGCTCTACAGCGACGCGTCGCGAACGACGATCTGGGGGTCCTGGGGTCTGGCCACGACCAGTTACGGGCTCTATCCCATTGGGGCGACCTACGATCTTGCTTTGGGTTCCTCGGGCAGCGCCGGCACTGCGTTGACCGTTTACGGCAGAGTATTCTCCAACCAGACCGCCGCTGGACCCGGATCGTATGTCTGGACCATGACCACCGCACCGGCTGCCAGCTATGATTACAAGACCGCCTCGGCGTGTCCGACAGGCAGCCGGCAAGCCACGTCCAGCGGCTCGACCTGGACCGCGACAATCAACGCGAACTGCAACGTCTCGGCCACCAACGTGAACTTTGGCTCCGTCGGAGTGCTGGCATCCAATGTCGATTCGACCGGTTCGGTCACCGTTCGCTGTACCGACACGACGCCGTACAATATCGGACTGAGCGCCGGGGCCGGCTCCGGTGCCACGGTTGCCAGCCGCAAGATGACGAGCGGCGCAAAGACCGTGACCTATTCGCTCTACAGCGACAGCGGCAGGGCCAGTGTCTGGGGAAACACGATCGGCATTAACACCGCTAGCAGCACCGGCACCGGGCTCGATCAACCATACACCGTATACGCCCGCGCGCCCGCGCAGACGACGCCCGCGCCCGGAGCCTACACCGACACGATCGTCGTGACGGTTACGTACTGA
- a CDS encoding threonine aldolase family protein, with translation MFFASDNWAGAHPNIVAGLSAAAGGFSTAYGDGALDQTVYASFSEIFEREVAVFFVATGTAANSLSLTTYNKPGGISFAHRESHVIEDECGAPEYFSGGSRLHAVDGPLGKIDPHNLERTIGRFAPEIVHWGRPMAVSITQSTEVGTIYGLQEIETIAAIAKQHSVPLHMDGARFANALAALDTTPAEMTWKRGVDILSFGGTKNGCWCAEAIVLFDLDRARELAFLRKRAAQLFSKSRFVAAQFEAYFKDGLWLDTARHANAMAARLAAAIEDSETAKLAWLPQANEVFAVIKKTEADRLQTAGAAFYDWHKPHGFDGHIGEDELLYRFVTSFATTTEEVDRFGQFLAG, from the coding sequence ATGTTCTTCGCTTCCGACAATTGGGCAGGCGCCCATCCCAATATCGTCGCCGGCCTGTCGGCCGCGGCCGGCGGCTTTTCCACCGCCTATGGTGACGGCGCGCTCGACCAGACGGTCTACGCCAGCTTCAGCGAGATTTTCGAACGCGAAGTCGCGGTGTTCTTCGTCGCAACCGGCACCGCCGCCAACTCGCTGTCGCTGACCACCTACAACAAGCCCGGCGGCATTTCCTTCGCCCACCGCGAATCGCATGTCATCGAAGACGAATGCGGCGCGCCGGAATATTTTTCCGGCGGCTCGCGGCTTCATGCCGTCGACGGCCCCCTCGGCAAGATCGACCCGCACAATCTGGAACGGACCATCGGCCGCTTCGCGCCAGAGATCGTCCATTGGGGCCGGCCGATGGCCGTTTCGATCACCCAGTCGACCGAGGTCGGCACCATTTACGGCCTGCAAGAGATCGAGACGATCGCGGCCATCGCCAAGCAACATTCCGTGCCGTTGCACATGGATGGCGCCCGCTTTGCCAACGCGCTGGCCGCGCTCGACACGACGCCGGCCGAAATGACCTGGAAACGCGGCGTCGACATCCTGTCCTTCGGTGGCACCAAGAACGGCTGCTGGTGCGCGGAGGCGATCGTGCTGTTCGACCTCGACCGCGCCAGGGAATTGGCCTTTCTGCGCAAGCGCGCGGCTCAACTGTTTTCGAAATCGCGCTTCGTGGCGGCGCAATTCGAGGCCTATTTCAAGGACGGGCTGTGGCTCGACACGGCCCGGCACGCCAACGCCATGGCCGCGCGCCTCGCGGCGGCGATCGAGGATTCGGAAACGGCGAAGCTCGCCTGGCTGCCGCAGGCCAACGAGGTGTTCGCAGTAATCAAGAAGACAGAAGCCGACAGGCTGCAGACGGCGGGCGCCGCCTTCTACGACTGGCACAAGCCGCATGGTTTCGACGGCCATATCGGCGAGGACGAGTTGCTCTACCGCTTCGTCACCAGCTTTGCCACGACGACCGAGGAAGTCGATCGCTTTGGCCAGTTCTTGGCCGGATAA